A window of the Juglans microcarpa x Juglans regia isolate MS1-56 chromosome 5D, Jm3101_v1.0, whole genome shotgun sequence genome harbors these coding sequences:
- the LOC121266580 gene encoding laccase-17-like, with product MICTTSPDVPPFASTAVLLIFGLFVLSALPEFAEGITRHYTFNIKYHNVTRLCHTRSIISVNGQFPGPRVVAREGDRVIVKVVNHVTNNVTIHWHGVRQLRSAWADGPAYVTQCPIQTGQTYTYNFTITGQRGTLLWHAHISWLRATLYGPIIILPKRNESYPFDKPYREIPILFGEWFNVDPEAVIKQALQTGAGPNVSDAYTINGLPGPLYNCSSKDTYKLKVKPGKTYLLRLINAALNDELFFSIANHTLIVVDADAVYVKPFETDNLLITPGQTTNVLLKTKPSYPNATFLMAARPYFTGQGTFDNSTVAGFLQYEHPSRRSSSSIKNVTLLNATLPAINATNVVADLARKFRSLANAQFPANVPQTVGRKFFFTVGLGTNPCPKNTTCQGPSNVTKFSASVNNVSFVLPSVAMLQAYFFGQSNGVYTTDFPAKPPVPFNYTGTPPNNTNVSNGTRAVVLQFNTSVELVLQDTSILGAESHPLHLHGFNFFVVGQGFGNYDPNKDPASFNLVDPVERNTAGVPAGGWLAIRFLADNPGVWFMHCHLDVHTSWGLRMAWIVLDGPQPNQKLPPPPSDLPMC from the exons ATGATCTGTACAACTTCCCCCGATGTTCCTCCATTTGCTTCAACGGCGGTTCTGCTGATCTTTGGTCTCTTTGTACTGTCAGCATTGCCAGAATTTGCAGAAGGGATAACGAGGCACTACACATTCAAC ATCAAGTACCACAACGTGACGAGGTTGTGTCATACAAGGAGCATTATCAGTGTCAATGGGCAGTTTCCGGGGCCGCGGGTGGTGGCGAGGGAAGGAGATCGAGTGATTGTTAAGGTGGTTAATCATGTTACAAACAATGTTACCATTCATTG GCATGGAGTTAGGCAGCTTAGAAGCGCGTGGGCAGACGGACCAGCCTATGTCACGCAGTGTCCTATACAAACTGGACAGACCTACACATACAATTTCACCATTACTGGACAAAGAGGAACTCTCTTATGGCATGCTCACATCTCATGGCTAAGAGCCACTCTTTATGGACCCATCATCATCCTCCCGAAGCGCAATGAATCTTATCCCTTTGACAAACCATACAGGGAAATTCCCATCCTATTTG GAGAGTGGTTTAACGTAGATCCAGAGGCTGTGATTAAACAGGCTCTCCAGACAGGAGCAGGTCCCAATGTCTCAGATGCATACACCATTAATGGTCTTCCGGGGCCATTGTACAACTGCTCTTCTAAAG ATACATACAAGCTAAAGGTAAAGCCGGGGAAGACATATCTACTCCGCTTGATCAACGCTGCACTCAACGACGAGCTCTTCTTCAGTATCGCCAACCACACTCTCATCGTCGTCGACGCCGACGCTGTGTACGTTAAGCCTTTCGAAACTGACAACCTCCTCATCACCCCAGGCCAAACCACAAACGTTCTCCTGAAAACCAAGCCTAGCTACCCGAATGCCACATTCCTCATGGCCGCCAGGCCCTACTTCACTGGCCAGGGCACATTTGACAACTCCACCGTTGCCGGATTTCTCCAATACGAGCACCCTTCACGCCGCTCATCCTCTTCCATAAAAAATGTTACTCTTCTTAACGCAACTCTCCCTGCCATCAATGCCACAAACGTCGTAGCAGATTTGGCCAGAAAATTCCGTAGCTTGGCCAATGCCCAGTTCCCTGCCAACGTTCCACAAACTGTGGGCAGGAAATTTTTCTTCACTGTCGGACTTGGGACCAACCCGTGTCCAAAAAATACAACCTGTCAAGGACCCAGCAACGTCACAAAATTCTCGGCTTCGGTTAACAACGTGTCTTTCGTGCTCCCGTCGGTGGCCATGCTCCAAGCCTACTTTTTCGGACAGTCCAATGGGGTTTACACCACTGATTTTCCGGCGAAACCACCGGTGCCATTCAACTATACGGGAACACCACCCAATAACACTAACGTGAGCAACGGCACGCGTGCGGTGGTGCTACAGTTCAACACGAGTGTGGAGCTGGTACTGCAAGACACGAGCATTCTTGGCGCCGAGAGCCACCCTCTCCATCTAcatggttttaatttctttgttgtcgGACAAGGTTTCGGGAACTATGATCCGAACAAGGACCCTGCGAGCTTCAATCTGGTGGACCCTGTTGAGAGGAACACCGCGGGTGTTCCTGCCGGTGGTTGGCTGGCTATTCGCTTCCTAGCAGACAACCCAG GGGTGTGGTTCATGCATTGTCATCTAGACGTTCACACAAGTTGGGGGCTGAGGATGGCGTGGATTGTGTTAGATGGACCGCAACCGAACCAGAAATTACCACCGCCACCGTCTGATCTTCCTATGTGTTAA
- the LOC121266579 gene encoding cyclin-dependent protein kinase inhibitor SMR4 has product MEVDERSEDGCMTPRHSQYQIPAISVCPPPPKKKSASRRLQDPPKNGYFQPPDLDSLFAAIFAS; this is encoded by the coding sequence ATGGAGGTGGACGAGAGATCTGAGGACGGGTGTATGACGCCGAGGCACAGTCAATATCAGATTCCTGCAATCTCAGTTTGTCCGCCGCCGCCGAAGAAAAAATCGGCAAGCAGAAGATTGCAGGACCCGCCGAAGAACGGGTATTTCCAACCGCCCGATCTCGATTCCCTGTTCGCTGCTATATTTGCCTCTTAG